The window gttgtggttcttgtggagtaggaatatcttcatcagaagttacaggtatttcaggtggtttaagtgttgtaccacttcttgtggtaatggctttagctgtttcattccgggggttagcatttgtatcactaggtaaacttctcggttttctttcacctattaaacttgctaggttacttacttcttgttctaagttttgaattgaagcttgttgatttctaaatgcttgagcattttgttcattagtttgtttttgagatgtgaaaaactacgtttgagtttcaactagctttgtcatcatatcttctaaattcggctttttatcatcggtttgtggtggtttgttttaaaaattaggtctttgctgattgtaagtattattggatacttgttgattgttaggaccttgttggttgttgtatggaatatttcgattataattctggttttgattgtaaattggtcttggcggttgataattattctgataattatttccaggcctttggtttagatatgaaacattctctctttgttccattgttaattcaatactgagacaatcttttgtcaaatgtggtcctccacactgctcacaactaattcgtattgagtggatatctttagtcatcttttccattcgtctctcgacagcatctatctttgcggaaatagaatctaagtcatggctagaatcggctctagctgctttagatgatctaacgatatctttttcttggtgccactcatgtgagtgggaagcagtgttatcaataattttgtaagcatcagtttcggttttcttcataatagaaccaccaactgctatatcgatgtcttttcttgtagtgatgtcacatccttggtagaatatttgtactatttgacaggtgtctaaaccatgttgcggacatcctcttaataactttccaaatcttgtccacgcctcatatagagtttcatttggcttctgtgtgaacgtaacactttctccttgaagtcttacggctttagatgccggaaagaattgtttaagaaatttttcaactaaaacgtcccatgtatcaatcaccccttcaggtaacgattccaaccaatctttggcttctccctttaaagtccagggaaataacatgagatatatctgttcatcctccacttctcggattttaaatagagtgcaaatcttattaaaggtacgaagatgttcatttggatattccttcggcgcaccactaaattggcattgattagtcaccatgtgtagaatttgtcctttgatttcataatctggcgcattaatgtctggatgagtaattgcgtgaccttggccagtgcgtttagctctcattcggtcttccatacttaaaggttccagattctccataattgaatttgttgaatcggaatcactagaggattatgatttaatggttcgttcctcaacaatctctgtttgaatgattggtggttccggaggaaaaattaatggttcaggatctacgaattgtccctgaatattctccggattctcaattgtgaggtcgggttcaaaaaatggattatcggaaatttgaattggagtacttggtcgactggatgacgattctaaagaaaaatcaacggtggtaatattagctagatgtcttgatcgagttacaggtggtgaacgtacaaaaggtggtgaacgtcttgctcggtgtattcactgaatatcctattagttttttaaaaggaaagaaaaattatataagttatccaattaatagacttttctgattttgcccacgtttcgaatagccaaaagatgcagcagaggggcaggattcgtttggtctcaatataattgaggactgtttggctccaataacccggtccacgtacaaatccaactattactacgaaccagaaaattttgatgtgtatcaatttaaccacttaaaataaattttcgtaattttaagaagtatagataagaagtagaaaaaaaatctatgtcctaaaactagaatagcgagaaataagaaagaaaaagagtgcgtcgaaaaaggtcgaaaaagaaaagatcgaaaaaataaaaggcgtcgaaaaataagaaataataaaaaaaatgacttatagaacttaaaaacactcgactaacccaaccttattactatcactaacttaaaattataatcgcaaattgagattactaattggaatgataattgatacataggtaaaaggcgtctaaaaatattaaagcttacaagtaaaactatatcccaaatgccaatatcttaaaaaggtactaaaacttaaaaaggcgtcgcaaaattctaaatcacctaaatcttagtctaaaaaaaaaagcacttaagggattttacggcaaagcctaaaaatctagaaataaaaataactatggcaaaaactatgaattaaaactaaatacgagcgaaaaatacaaaaaattacgctaaaacaattaaaaagggacaaaatataaaaatatactaaaagttgtaaaaagtacaattttttataaaaatattatttttatattatttatttaataatactattaattttacaatttaaataaactaatttaactaaatataaaataaattaaaaactaaaattaaactaaataataaaatattaaaacctaattagggtttattaaataataataataatacaccgtaattaatgtagttagggtttcctgttggcgtgtcagacactctcatgcgatcgcatgagtttatgccttcgggctcatgcgatcgcatgagccaggattttgggccaggttacgggctgctacagtagcaggcccgagagttttttttatttttttttattttgctgtgtttattttttctgttttaaatatttatataatatatttttataaattaaataaaacttatatttttataaaataaatataaagaaacttttatagaacttaaatatttaacaaactcttaaaaatatttatatttttgttattctttttatattttcgaatatattaaaacgtatttttacaaaagcgtattttaataaaagtaaactaaaaataaaaatcttttttttatttagcgttgcgcttccggcttttaagcaagaaaaatctccggcagcggcgccaaaaataattgatgttaaagctaaggggtataaaatactattaaattttacaaggaaatactattaaatacgatacaattttacacaagatatttatttatttagagaatggatatacttaaaccttgctacaacacttataggcagtgtacctaatcgtacagtagtgtagtttttagtaagtccggttcgttccacagggaatcatttaatcaaagcttaacgctatattagttttattttataaaaatacaaaatatggGGCTTGTGGGAACAGCTGTGGGAAATGCACACAGATGGGGCTTGTGGTCCAGAAGGCGCAGGGGCAGGAATAGTCCTAAAAAGTCCAGAAGGGGAAGAGTATACCTTCGCACTGCGATTCAGCTTCCCTGTCACAAATAATGAAGCTGAATATGAAGCATTGTTATCTGCGATGCGGGTAGCAAAATATCTGGAGGTTAAAGAACTATCAGTATATGTTGATTCGCAGTTGGTTGCAAACCAATTTAACAGAATATTCGAAGTACACGAGGAAATGTGTGTACTTCATTCGGGACACAAAACAGTTGCGTCCAAAATAATGCGGATTGGATATTACTGGCTGTCAATGTACAGAGATGCCGCAGAGGTAATACGCAAGTGTCAATCGTGTCAACTTCATGCACCAGTAAGCAAAGCTCCGCGACATCCTATGACACCGGTCGCGTCTCCATGGCCGTTCTGCaagtgggcaatcgacatagtgggGCCATTCCCCACAGGACCAGGGGGTGTAAAATTCCTGGTAGTGGCCATTGATTATTTCACGAAATGGGTAGAGGCCAAACTGCTAAAGACAATTTCGGGCAAGCAAATTCGAAATTTTGTGTGGGAAAACATCGTCTGTCGGTTTGGAatatgatgttaaagctaaggggtataaaatactattaaattttacaaggaaatactattaaatacgatacaattttacacaagatatttatttatttagagaatggatatacttaaaccttgctacaacacttataggcagtgtacctaatcgtacagtagtgtagtttttagtaagtccagttcgttccacagggaatcttttaatcaaagcttaacgctatattagttttattttattaaaatacaaatatatatatatatatatatatatatatatatatatatatatatatatatatatatatatatatatatatatatatatatatatatatatatatataagtaatattattattataaaggggggtttttaccgtttaatgaccggtttgtcgattttaaaaactttagtggtagttaaaacaaaatgtaaaatattgaataaataaaagacttaatttaaagagtaaagtaaataatgataatgaaattgctataaataaaagtgcgataaaataaacttgcgataattaaaaagtacgataattaaaagtgcaattaaatacaataacaaaaaataaaagtgcgataattagaagtgcaattaaatataaaataaaggaaattaaatatgaaataaaagaattatgcttatttaaatttccgtaatcatgatgtttgacgtgttgattttagttttatgcccatgggttaattgtcctttgtcctggattatttaatatgtccgtctggtttttgtccataacagtccatcagtcataaatataaagtgcgagtgtcctcatcaaattatccttatacccgaagttaaatattccaactaattggggacttaaactgtaacaagattttaatactttgtttaataattacaccaggatgtcgactgagtgtaacccaaggttttaatactttgttatcaattatgccaagtgtccttgtacataatttcacccctgttttaataattctagtggctattaatccattcctgtgtccggttaaatgaacgattattcgtacatataaatatcccgcccatcgtgtccgatcgagtgtatatggttatttatagggacgttcaattgtaaatctttatattaaaattaacaaactatcatttagttaaacaaatataaagcccattaatagcccatagtctaattttcacaagtgtcgttcttttgtccaaaccccaattatggtacaaagcccaattacccaattttaatatttttagcccaacatcatgattacttcggattaaataagcataataataacttagctacgagacattaaattaaaaaggttgaacataacttacaatgattaaaaatagcgtagcgttacacggacagaatttcgacttacacccttacaacattcgctaacacacccttattattataaattaaaattaaaattataatataaatataaatattatacgttgaatgaggagaagaaaaagatgtgtttttgtggtgcaccaaagctcaatttttataggcatgtgggctggaactgtgcaccatgtgatcgcatggatttatgccttccaggccatgcgattgcatggccagctggggagactcaaaagtctttgtttttttatgccgacgatttttaaatataatataatatatatattaattttaagaattaattatatattatattatattcatgtgcatagttgacttgaaatttttagtccgttgcgtcgagcgttgagagttaactctggtcccgattccggattttcgaacgtccttgcgaataatttaatatcttgtactttgcgttttgaatcttgtactcttgtaattttgagacgtttcttatcaataattggaaccttattgattgtattttgtactttttagctttttggtcgtttgcgtcttcaattcgtcgaatctgtcttttgtcttcaccttttattatttaaacgaatatcatttgtaaatagaacaattgcaactaaaagcttgtctttcttgaggaataatgctatgaaatatatgttcgtttttagcattatcagaataccaaatgaaatagtaagCGACAATGGTACGCAATTCGAAGGAAATCCATTTAGTGGCTGGTGCCAAAAATTGAATATAAAGGAAACATTTACATCAGTCGCACATCCTCAGGCGAATGGTCAATGTGAGGTTACGAATCGGGATATCGTTTTAGGAATCAAAGCAAGGTTGGGATTGTGTTGAAGGGGTTGGATAGACGAATTGCCTAATGTTTTGTGGGCGTATCGCACAACTCTGAAGGGCGCAACTAATGAAACACCCTTTAGTTTGGTGTACGGGTCCGAGGCTGTAATACCCGCCGAAATAAATGTGCCAACCATGCGCATAACAtccttcgatgaaagtagcaaTAGCGAAGAACTGCGTGAAAATCTAAACTTAGTTGAAGAACGCAGAGAAATGGCAGCAATAAAAAAAGCAATCAACAAATAAAGAATCGCAAGCTACTATAATAAGCGCGTCCAACCATTATCCTTCCAATTGGATGATCTGGTGTGGCGCAAAAACGAAGCAAGCAGGGCAGAGGATACGGGTAAGCTTGGACCTAAGTGGGAAGGACCTTACAAGGTTATTGGCGTAAGTGATACAGGGGCGTATCGACTAGCAAGTTTGGATGGAAGAGCAATAAAGCGCACTTGGCATGCACAGACACTAAAACGGTGCCACATATGAAAAACTGCAGAGGGACTGATCACCCCACATAACTGTTTAAAGTTTTTAttatgtgaattttttattttccattgtaaacatgacaGCTAAGTGCTGGTGAAAAGATTtgtttgaaataaattgaattatgcaatttaagccaataacttgtgtattttttacatttgttgattgcatgccccttaagctgcacagggacacactccgagtctcaagtggcatagtttagtttggttactaatactatttttaatggagacagtagtaaaacattggtttgtttcaaacgcttgtacaccgtgcaagacggagacttgcacagtctagactataaattacaagtttggttacttgtttaaataacccggacattggcgtggccggaagactcttgagtatagacattggtttgtctatagtacgggtaatttgcattggattgtatacgcgtacatacttataaatttttttataaaagtcttgagtataaacttataagcattggtttgcttacttttgcgtacaacattggattgttgaagcaagaataaaaagatcatgaaatgattgaagggtcgctcccgtcatgaaaTCATGGCATTTATTCTACATATGAGTTATTGAATGCATCATATTGTAACAAATCATTATAACCGCCATTTTGATTTCGTAAAAACACAATAAATGCACCTTAACCAAAAAAGTCATCAAAATTATATTCAATCAAAATATAGCATATTAAAGTTGGAGAATATTAAAATCAACCGCTTAGCATAAAAGCGGGACaaacaccaaaatttgacctaatatATGTCAATATACGCTATaagctaataaaaaaaaaatggtgGCAATTGGCGAGAACgtttgccctacactaaggagagtaTGTCATCCTCGCACGCAGCGATCAGACACATACTCCGCTataaacataaaaagaaaatatattatagggatgcgaaacctccgAGACTGCAAGGCCCATCCCTCGCTGGCAAAAAAACAAGCCACCATGAATGGTAAAAAGTAACCACCCAAGATAGCTTCACAAACTCAGTCGAGTTTGTCGGAAATTATCTCCTGAGAGGAGATGTTGGGATCATTGACAAGAACTTCGAGACGCGGGATTGAAATATGTTGGAGTTGGGAACAAGATTCATCACACTTTTCTTTGGCTCTATCAACAAGCAACTCAGCAATATTGGGGGGAATTACTGGAGTTATGCACATCTCCCGGCAAATGACATTCCAAAACAAGGTCCGCTCATAGGCGCGAGCAGCAACCATCGCTGCACCAAAACGTTGCTCGACCGCTTTGCAGTCGAGAGCGTGATGGACAATTGTCGGAATGCCCTGACGGAGAATGTCGTATTGCGCTTTTATAACACTGTGTTTTGCACCCCAGGACTCCTGTGCTAAAATCCAGTCGCTAAAGCTCTCGTTCAAAAACACGACATGGCTCTCTGCCTCTTTAAGATTTGCAGAAAGAGCCGCAATCACAGACTCCATGAATGCCTTCTCAGCCATGTGCTGATCTTCGTCCTGATGCCTCTTGAACATCATCACATTAATTCGCTCCTCCGCTTGCTTGTGCGCGGTTACAGTAACGGCAAGTTGAGCAGTGAGTTTGGCATTTTCCTGTTGTAGTGTAGTCTCTGTTGGTGATGGCTGAGGTGGATGTGCAAGCGCAGTAGATTTAAGCTGCAAGCGGTTGAGATCTTTTTTAAAATTGAACAATGTTTTTTGCATGTCCATATATAGTTCCTCGGCGGGAGAAAGTGAAGAAAGCTTCTGAATCAATGACTGGGGGGCACACGATTGTAGGAAAGAAAACTGTTGGGCAAATGCTGGTAGAGAAACCTTCAGAAGTTCATCGATATTCGGAATTAGTTGAGAAAAATCTTCCGGGTTGGGGCACATACGCTTTGATGGATGAGCTGAACTGCTTGGACCTGCAAAAGCAataaacatggtgtataaatatcatAACATCACAAGTAAACTGAACGGTCGTCGGATGAAATTCATACCTTCGTCGGGTAACCTTTTTTGGTTACACAACCCTCTTGAACCAGGCGTATGGTACAATGACAGTAGCGAATCTGACCGGCTGGCTGGTAAACTTGACGGGTTACCAGAATTGATGGTCGGGTTTGGCGTGTACGATTCCAACTTCATCTACAGCGACAATAGTCAAAACAACGAGTTAGaaaaatttatggctagggttacaTTATGCAAAAGCGTAAAAGTATAAGATATACCTTTTTTGAGTATTGGCGGAGAAGATGAATAGGAAAGATTGTCTTGAAAAGGAAAAAGATTATGGGATGCGAAAAAGCCAAAAGGCTATTTATAGAGAAAATTTGAGAGTTAAAAGGCGACGCGGGTATAATGACAGCCGTACACGTATATCAATCTCAAGTTAATTACCTTGTTAAGAGGTCCAGTGCACGATAGCATCAATAGGCGGTTTCATAATTACAATCATAACCTTTTCGGTAAACAGTGATAGTTGTCACCTCGGATGCAGGAATTGCAGCCGAAAAGACATGTTGgtgactgcacgcatacattgcatttaatgctaatacaATACTTGGTTACGCAAATATATTTAAATAAGCTCACAACCTGTCCGGTTACATTTGAAATCCGACTAGGAATCATATTGGCACTATTAAGTATGCTTATCTGATTTAAAGAAATTGTTAAGAGTCATTATGTATTCATTTTTCTTTTCTTGCTAGTTCGATGTCATACACTATatttcattgtatataacatcgaactggggggacttaatgatacacaTATCCGCAAGGTTGTGCGGATGTGCATCCAAAGCATTTAATCACACACAAAGGCATACGTTACAGGTATAGCCGCACgatatgcgcctataccatctggtgcgagtttcgtatacttgcataggggtccggtacattctagaagagtgtacggtataatcaagtcggattctcttccttaaataacgaaagttagttaaggATGAAATTACATTTAATTAGGGAAaagattctaccgaaaccctaattaGTGAGCCTATAAAtatatagctcataaaccctaaaaacatatACGTTCACTtatttactcatacgtaaactacagcatacaaatctctatcgtacgaacaaagcttcttacgatctctaaagactttcaggtatgtgttaaactataaaaccttcatgtctttgggccactcaacctcgtatgctaggttgttggtggactctcaaatcggccacccttttggaatcgaaacgataccgatgtgggttatccacgactaagcgtcaGAGGTTcaaatattgttagtccttaaaccccttttatgcactcaagtgtaggttcaccttgaccccgtgaaaatatgcttgatcagtggtatgctctaatcttgatttccttattttaatttgtttaagggttagggtttgggttagtgatgaacataaaacctaatATTGTTGATTTTTGagggttcttgggtaagattgattcatgaagactcaatgatatctaacctagggtttcaaagtgttaattggtgtttatgagtcttaattggttagttaattactagcacactttgatattaagtaagtgggtgttatttgggtgtgttgatgacccaaaatgggtgtgctaACCTTGACATGGGTCCAAATGACACTTGGGTGGCGAGTAAGTTGGTTCGCCAACTTGAATGTGTGATTAATAttgtgtataatgtaataggtgcgttacgttgaaggttgcaagctcgatttatcattcaccaaaagacgataaggtgagtggaataattatacatgtgtgtatgtaatgtatttaattgtgcGAAAGgagatgtgggttttaagttcgggtatgcgataccacatcatgtaggcatgggatgagggtttaaagttcaagAGCGTCCGATGCCTCATCTTCATGTGTGGCGTgtgatatgggttaaagttcgggcattcgataccatatcatatgtatgtgtgcgggcgtgaagtgtgggtttaaagttcgggtgttcgataccacatttcacatgacgcgtgggtttaaagttcgggcgtcgataccacCTAAGGGACAAGTGATGCATACTATGGCATCTGCATGGCTAACGGTTCATTTGCGAGAATCGTTCCCTTatgttttggttaaccatggttaagagatgtagtgtagcatattatatgtgTTCGTGTTATATGCCATTGATTTGCTAGCTTGTGTTaccggagatttagcgttatactttgcgatggtatgctaatttaaatgctaacgtgtatgaggtaattgtgtagtgaatgcaagtaagtagattatatatgtatgtgtataattattgcattcactaagcgttatgttTACCTTCTCGTTATTTACTTTTTAAGCTCCGgcatggataagggcaaaggtatttggTTGAATTAGTGAATATCAGGGagattagctttttggaagttcggctaagattgggaagtttaaccccaaacaccatgctctagtgtcgtttggaaattaaacttgaatgatcgaaacttgtatttttgaacgaaactcgtaaaacggccgatgtgggcccgatgttgtaaaacttgattttattgtaGGAACTTCTTAGCTTTAATCATGTTAACatgttgtaaaaagcgtttcgtttaaaagtgtcgggaagtgagtTTTCCGCTCATGTAATTTGGACACCTtgatcagaatctggcagttcatttggacgccatcacagatttcctggacgccgtccaagtcttcTTTGTTGGACAccatccagataactggacgccgtccagatgtgttgaaacataattttttttgggtcgtattttggtataacgaggtttgggtcgttacagcAGCCAGCCCAATCAGCGTCAGAGTATGCAACCAAATTAGTGGGAGATGATGCATATAACTGTAAACAAGGTCAGTAGTACCCTATATATAGCGAATGATCCACTTGAGGTCATGCATGTGTTATTCCCGAGGATCGTGCATGAAAAGGCATATCTGCTGAACAGCATATGAGATGTCAGGACGAGTGAATGTAAGGTAGTGTAATGCGCCTACAAGGCTCTGATAGAGAGTCGGGTCCCTGACATGAGGTCCGTGACTAGTAAGCTTGGCACCCGGTTCAACTGGGGTCCTGCAAGGATGACAAGTGGGCATGCCAGCCCACTCAATAATCTCGGTAGCATATTGCCTCTGATAGAGGAACATGCCAGATGCGGTGCCGGTGGCGTGAATCCTAAGAAAGTAGTTTAAGGGACCCAAATCAGTCATAGCAAATTCCTTATGTAGGGAAGAAATAATTCACTGAAGTAACCCTGTAGAAGAAGCAGTCAacttaatatcatcaacatatagaaTCAGGTAGGCTGTTTCAGATCCCTGGTGATAAATAAAAAAGGAATGTATCACAACGTCTTTGGTGAAAATCAATCCGCTGGGCATATCCCGCAAAGCACCGAAACCATGCGTGAGGGGCCTGTTTAAGGACATATAGAGATTTCTGCAATAAGCAGACATGATCTGGATATCTGGGATCCCAAAACCCTGGTGGCtggtgaaatgttccgttcatattgattataaacgttccatattaattgatttcgtcgcgaggttttgacctctatatgagacatttttcaaagactgcattcatttttaaaacaaccataacctttattttatctataaa of the Rutidosis leptorrhynchoides isolate AG116_Rl617_1_P2 chromosome 5, CSIRO_AGI_Rlap_v1, whole genome shotgun sequence genome contains:
- the LOC139848899 gene encoding uncharacterized mitochondrial protein AtMg00810-like, producing MTDLGPLNYFLRIHATGTASGMFLYQRQYATEIIEWAGMPTCHPCRTPVEPGAKLTSHGPHVRDPTLYQSLVGALHYLTFTRPDISYAVQQICLFMHDPRE